Genomic segment of Deltaproteobacteria bacterium:
GGCCGGATTATTTTGCGGATTGGCCAAGAAATATGCACCGTAGAGGTGGAAGATGCCCCTTTCGTGGTCAAGACCCTCGAATTCGTTACTTTCGAAAAAGGTGGGTTGGAGTCTGTTTGGTTAATCTTGAACGATGAGAGTCGAGAACAACTTATCCCTGAAACCCTCCGCATCGGAGCAGATCATATTCCCTATTGTCGGGTTCGTGGCGGAATATTCGAAGCTCGCTTTTCCCGCGGCGCCTATCAACTTCTGGTCCCCTTCATCCAGCATGACGAGCAAGAAAAGCGCTTTTTCATTTCCATCGATGGGGAAAAGCACCCCCTATAAACCCACCCTTCCCGTTCAGCTGAGCTCACAACGAAGCCCTCTCCCGCTGAGGAGGG
This window contains:
- a CDS encoding DUF1285 domain-containing protein codes for the protein MNEVSIWIDKEGRWFFQGEEITHRKTYLLYNRNLTRDASGRIILRIGQEICTVEVEDAPFVVKTLEFVTFEKGGLESVWLILNDESREQLIPETLRIGADHIPYCRVRGGIFEARFSRGAYQLLVPFIQHDEQEKRFFISIDGEKHPL